Genomic segment of Aliiroseovarius sp. M344:
CAGCGGTATCGATCTGAAAGTGATGCCACCTGTGCCTCGAACATCTCATCGCTAAACAGAAGCCCGTGCGAGAACACGATGGTTTCCGGGCCGCGGCCTTGATCCGTGTAGTGCAGCTTTACACCATTGATATCGAGATAGGGCATTGTCAGGTCCAGATGTGCATCATGGGATAATTAGGGGGTCACCTTAACACGCGAACCAGAGTTGGCACAGCAGTGGTCAGCGCCCGCCATAACCGCCGACCTGCTCTTCGTGGCGTTATAGGTCTTGGTAAAAAACTGCCGCGTTCGTGATTTTCCCCTTGCAGCCTTGCGTGGGATTTCATATCTCACGGCTCACCGAAGGATGCGGGCGTAGCTCAGGGGTAGAGCATAACCTTGCCAAGGTTAGGGTCGGGCGTTCGAATCGCCTCGCCCGCTCCATTCGGTTCCCCGGTTCGGCCACTGGCTGAACAAACCCATCAGGATGCGGGCGTAGCTCAGGGGTAGAGCATAACCTTGCCAAGGTTAGGGTCGGGCGTTCGAATCGCCTCGCCCGCTCCAATGGGACTTCTTGAAAAATGCGTTTGTTTACAAACCGCTTTGACGGGTTGTGCCATGTTCTTGGCTGGCTTGCCAAAAAAAAGGGACGCGCAACGCACGTCCCCTTTCCCACCACGTCCCTTCCCCTCAGAAAGGTTGTGCTTGTTCTTAGGCGCTCAACGATTGGCGATTGGCCAATTCGTGGATCATTGATTGGATCTGGTTGCGCACTTTAACGTCCGAAATCGAAGACAAAGCCTGTGCAGCTTTTGCAGTGCGTTCATCCATGGCTTCATCTTCGGACGTGCCAGCATCTGCCAGCCCCTCGAAGAAATAACCCGGCTGAACGTTCAGAAGCTGCGCAATCTCGAACATTTTGCTGGCGGATACACGATTATATCCCGTTTCGTATTTTTGAAGCTGCTGGAACGAAAGCCCCAGTTGCTCCGCTACTTTTACTTGAGTCAGACCGCGCAGCAGACGGACTTCTCTGATTTTTTTACCCACATGGACATCGACTGGATGGACCATTTTCTCACCATTTAATTGCTTCCCGTTTAAGGAGAATGTCAGGTTTGACTGCCTGACCCAAGTGGTGAGCGGTGCACAGTCAAGGACTAAATTTTTACCCATGATGGGTGATTTCTGCACCCAAATCCGCAAATATCTATTTAAAAACGATTTTTTCTCGGATAGGCTGAACCGGTTATGTCGAATTCCATTGCGGAAACAGTTTGGTGAACCCGAGTAAGGTGCAAAAATGAGCAATCGGAACAGCCCGGCGCTTTTGTTTGAGATGCTGCGTTCCTTTGCGTCCTTGGCGCGCACATTGAACCTTTCCGAATCTGTGCGCGAACTTGAAAGCACCCGACAGACCGTCCGCAGGCACATTGCATTGCTGGAGGAGTACAAAGGCAGCCCATTATTTTCGTTTGATAATCGTCAGTATGGTCTGACCGAAGCTGGTAAAAATTCGTTGCGTGAGGCAGAGGAATTGATCGCGCGTGGCGAAGCCTGGCTGAACGACGAAAGCAAACATGTAAACGAGTTGTTTTATCTGGGGCTGCAAGTCGGCCCAGTGCCGTATTACCTTCAACAGCATCCGCTGACCGCCATTTGGGACATGGGATCACCACTGATCCAGTTCGGGTTCCACGCCTGGGCCAGGTCAGAAGGCGAGCTTGAGAGCGCCGCGTTGGCGCCGCTGCGGCCGTACCTGATGGTTTTTCGCTTCAATGAAGACAATGGCGACTGGATATGCACCGAAGTGGGCGAGAAATCCTCCTATGCCACATGGTTTGGGTGGGAAAAATATCGATCCTCGGTTGGCAAAGGCATCGCCAACTTGCCCGGTGGTCCGGGCTTCGCCAACCTGCTGGCCAAACCCTTCCACGACGTGGCCAAAACCCGCAGCATTCGGATCGACCATATCCACACGCGTATTGCTCAGGGCGACGGCGAGGATTTGAAAGCGATCAGCTATCAAAGGCTGGCAATGGCTTGCCGCTTTGCTGATGGTGAGTTCGCCCTTGCCACATTGATCGACCGGACCCGCAATGTTCAGATCGCAAACCTGAGCGATGAGAATCGTGATGCAATGGAAGCGCAGTTCACCATGAATGTCGTGCCGCCCACTGACGACACTGGCGGCTAACGAGCCCTACGGCGAAAAAACGCCACAAAATAGCGCGAATTGTGACGCTGAATGCACATATTTTTGCCATATTTCCCGAATATCGCCGATCTTCGCGAATCGTTTAGAGAAAAGATTCCCGTATAGGTTAAGATTCCCAAGAACAAAGCATCCATGGGAGTTCCAGATGACCATTCACGACACATTTACAGGCGCACAATTCGTGACCGCGATCCTCGATATGGCCAGTGAGCACGGCATGGTGATCGAGATGGGGTCGGATTTTGACCTTTACGAAAGCTATATCAACTCACACCGCACGCATCAGCCGCTGGGTCTGCCGTTTGATCCAAAACTCCATGACATGAACGAAGACAGTGGCTTCTGGATTGTTGGCTGGAACGAAAGTGGCGAACTGGTTCACACACAGGCAATGCGTCTTTTTAATCTCGGTGGTTTGGCGTTGTCTGATTATCTGGGTCAACGCTTTGTCGACTTCCCGCCAACTGGTCTTGATCTGGATTTGGAGCGCAGCCACTACCAACCCGGTCCGGGGGCCAAACGCATCAGCGGCAGAGCCTGCTATCACGGCGAATTGTGGGTGAAGGGCGATGACCGTTATCGCGGCACCGGATTGCCGGGTTTGCTAGCCCGATTTGCGTTGGCCACGTGCGTGCTGCGGTGGTCGCCCGATCACATTTTCGGCTTCATGCCCGAACGCTATGCCTTTCGCGGGCTGGCAGAACGGGAAGGCTACATGCACACCGATCCGGGCGCGTTGGCTTGGTACCCCAAGGGCAGCACTACGCCGCTGAAAGGGTTCATGACCTATATGGGCCGCGATGATCTGAGCCATATGATCTCGCTCTGCCCGCGAGAGTTCATGCTGTCACAGGCCGCGTGATTGTCACACCCCGGACTGGGACGGCATTTGCTGTCTTTCCCGCGCCGCCCTGCCCCCCTATAAGGGGCGCAGACAGAAGAAGGACGACCCGATGCGGCGCGCAAAGATCACCCGCAAGACAGCGGAAACCGAGATTTCGGTCGAGATCAATCTCGACGGTACCGGCACATATGACAATCAAACTGGCGTTGGTTTTTTTGACCACATGCTGGATCAGCTGTCGCGCCACTCGCTGATCGACATGACCGTGCGGGCCAAGGGCGATTTACACATCGACGACCACCACACCGTCGAAGACACTGGTATCGCGCTGGGGCAAGCCCTGACCGAAGCTCTTGGCGACAAGAAGGGCATCCGACGCTATGGCGAATGTCACCTGCCAATGGATGACGCCCAAGTGCGGGCCGCGCTGGACCTATCGGGGCGCTCGTATCTGGTGTGGAACATGGACTTCGCCGCCCCTAAGATCGGCACGTTTGACACAGAGCTTGTGCGCGAGTTCTTTCAGGCGCTAGCGACCCATGGCGGCATCACCTTGCATGTTGACCAGTTGCACGGCTTCAACGCCCACCACGTGGCCGAGGCAGGCTTCAAGGCTGTCGCCCGCGCGCTGCGTTTGGCTGTAGAAACTGATCCGCGCAAAGCGGACGCCATCCCTTCGACCAAGGGCGCATTATAACGCCCATCGCACCCGGAGACTGACATGCTGACCGTGATCATCGACTATGACAGCGGCAACCTGCACTCGGCCGAAAAAGCGTTCCAGCGCATGGCGGCCGAGACGGATGCGGGCGCGGTGATCGTCACCACAAAACCCGAGGATGTGGCGCGCGCTGACCGGATCGTGCTGCCCGGCGACGGCGCTTTTCCGGCCTGTCGCCAGCAGCTATCGGATCATCGCGGTATTTATGAAGCGCTGGAAGAAGCCGTGATCCAACAAGCGCGCCCTTTCATGGGCATCTGCGTCGGCATGCAGATGCTGGCCACAATGAGCCACGAATATCAGGACACCGATGGGTTTGACTGGATCCATGGTCATGTGCGCAAGATCGCGCCCTCCGACCCGGCACTGAAGGTGCCGCATATGGGCTGGAACGATCTGGTCATCGATACACGACACCCAGTTTTGGACGGCGTCAAAACCGGTGATCACGCCTATTTCGTGCATTCCTATCATTTCGTGGTCGATGCTGCCGAAGACCGGCTGGCCCATTGCGACTATGCCGGAGACATCACCGCGATCGTTGGCCGTGACAACCTGATCGGCATGCAGTTCCACCCGGAAAAAAGCCAGGCGGCGGGGCTTCGGATGATCGCCAACTTCCTCAACTGGGCGCCATAAAAAAAGGGCGCCAAACCGGCGCCCTTTCGATCATCGCTGATACGCTTACTGCACGCGCGACCAGGTTTGTTTCTTGCAGAACACCGCAACGCAGCCTTCGACTTTCAAAGTGCTGCCCGAGAGGGTCATTTTTGACTTGAAGACCTTACCGGTTGAGGGCTGCCAGATTTTTCCGTTCTTATACTTGCCGCCGCCTTCGGCCTGCATATCCCACACCAGCTTTTTGCCAATATTATCCGATTTGATCGGCCCATCGGCGTTGAAGGCTTTCGAAATCACGCCACAGATTGCAGGTCCACATTTCGACATCGTGACATGGGCATAGGCCCCGTCGTCCACTTGTGTTTTCCAGACCCCTTCCACAGCATCCGCAAAAGCCGGGGCTGCCATACCAAAACTCAGCGCAAGCGCCATTACCATACGTTTCATTCAATCCTCCCTGAATTTGGAGTTATCCTGACCCTGAGAATTCGCTTAAGGCAAGTGTGACGTGACGGGAGGAGCGGCTTGGCATTCCCCCCGGTCCATGCAAAAAGCATCCGGAATGCCATACTAAAGTCCCGGAGGCCGCCATGATCCTTTACCCTGCCATCGACCTGAAAGATGGCCAATGCGTGCGTCTTTTGCGGGGCGAGATGGAAGCAGCCACGGTGTTCAATGACGACCCTGCCGCTCAGGCGCGGGCATTTCAGGATGCGGGTTGCGAATGGATCCATTTGGTTGACCTAAACGGCGCTTTTGCCGGCGAGCCTGTGAACGGGGCCGCGGTCGAAGCCATCCTTTCCGCCATCGACGTCCCCGCCCAGCTGGGCGGCGGCATCCGCGACATGGCGACCATCGAAGGCTGGATCGAAAAGGGCCTGTCGCGCGTCATCCTCGGCACAGTGGCCGTAGAAAACCCCGATCTGGTCCGCGAAGCCGCGCGGGCCTTCCCCGGCAAGGTTGCTGTGGGCATTGATGCGCGCAATGGCCGTGTCGCCACCAAAGGCTGGGCCGAGGAAACCGGCGTGATGGTC
This window contains:
- the hisB gene encoding imidazoleglycerol-phosphate dehydratase HisB, coding for MRRAKITRKTAETEISVEINLDGTGTYDNQTGVGFFDHMLDQLSRHSLIDMTVRAKGDLHIDDHHTVEDTGIALGQALTEALGDKKGIRRYGECHLPMDDAQVRAALDLSGRSYLVWNMDFAAPKIGTFDTELVREFFQALATHGGITLHVDQLHGFNAHHVAEAGFKAVARALRLAVETDPRKADAIPSTKGAL
- the hisA gene encoding 1-(5-phosphoribosyl)-5-[(5-phosphoribosylamino)methylideneamino]imidazole-4-carboxamide isomerase translates to MILYPAIDLKDGQCVRLLRGEMEAATVFNDDPAAQARAFQDAGCEWIHLVDLNGAFAGEPVNGAAVEAILSAIDVPAQLGGGIRDMATIEGWIEKGLSRVILGTVAVENPDLVREAARAFPGKVAVGIDARNGRVATKGWAEETGVMVTDLAKSFEDAGVAAIIYTDINRDGAMQGPNVEATADLARAVSIPVIASGGVSSMDDLIALRDCGVALNGAISGRALYDGAIDLKKALAAL
- a CDS encoding helix-turn-helix domain-containing protein; the protein is MGKNLVLDCAPLTTWVRQSNLTFSLNGKQLNGEKMVHPVDVHVGKKIREVRLLRGLTQVKVAEQLGLSFQQLQKYETGYNRVSASKMFEIAQLLNVQPGYFFEGLADAGTSEDEAMDERTAKAAQALSSISDVKVRNQIQSMIHELANRQSLSA
- the hisH gene encoding imidazole glycerol phosphate synthase subunit HisH; this translates as MLTVIIDYDSGNLHSAEKAFQRMAAETDAGAVIVTTKPEDVARADRIVLPGDGAFPACRQQLSDHRGIYEALEEAVIQQARPFMGICVGMQMLATMSHEYQDTDGFDWIHGHVRKIAPSDPALKVPHMGWNDLVIDTRHPVLDGVKTGDHAYFVHSYHFVVDAAEDRLAHCDYAGDITAIVGRDNLIGMQFHPEKSQAAGLRMIANFLNWAP
- a CDS encoding DUF2147 domain-containing protein, coding for MKRMVMALALSFGMAAPAFADAVEGVWKTQVDDGAYAHVTMSKCGPAICGVISKAFNADGPIKSDNIGKKLVWDMQAEGGGKYKNGKIWQPSTGKVFKSKMTLSGSTLKVEGCVAVFCKKQTWSRVQ
- a CDS encoding LysR family transcriptional regulator, with product MSNRNSPALLFEMLRSFASLARTLNLSESVRELESTRQTVRRHIALLEEYKGSPLFSFDNRQYGLTEAGKNSLREAEELIARGEAWLNDESKHVNELFYLGLQVGPVPYYLQQHPLTAIWDMGSPLIQFGFHAWARSEGELESAALAPLRPYLMVFRFNEDNGDWICTEVGEKSSYATWFGWEKYRSSVGKGIANLPGGPGFANLLAKPFHDVAKTRSIRIDHIHTRIAQGDGEDLKAISYQRLAMACRFADGEFALATLIDRTRNVQIANLSDENRDAMEAQFTMNVVPPTDDTGG